From the Lactobacillus sp. PV034 genome, the window CCCAATCATTTGAATAGTTTGCGTGAGGCACTGTAATTTCTCGTCTCTTACGATCTTGACGTCCTTCGGTAATATTTAAACGTGGTAATTTGTAGTGCTTAGCACCATCCCACTTGATAAGTGCATTGCTTGGACTATTCCATAAGTCTGCTGAATATAAATGACCATCATAAAAAGCTGTTTGAATAGCTTGTTGATATGAGGTTGCGTAATTAATTAAATCTGGCATTATTTAGCTTCTCCTTTTTTAAATATATCAACCATTTGTTGAGTTGTGTCTACTGGCGCAGGCTCGCCATTAGTAGGCTTATAATCTTCTTTACTACCTTCATCAAATAAATATGGATCTGATTTCTTCATAGCTTCAACTTGTTCTTTTAGCCCTTGAACAGTACCATCTTCGTTCAACTTGATAGTATCGTTATCTAATAAAGCCTTAGCAGCCTTGGTATTTCTAACTTTGTTATGAGTCAAAAATTGTTCAATAGCACTATTAAGTTTCACTGCATGCAATTTGTTAGTAAGATTTTCAGTATCTTCCTTATACTTACTTTGAAGATCCTTGAATTGACCTGATAAGTCTTCATTATCCTTAACTTGTGACTGCAACTTTTTTAAATCCTTGTTACGTTCATCAATTTGTGACTTCAAAGACTTATTTTCTTCAGTAATTTCATTTAAATTGCTCTTAGCTTTTTCAATATCACTACCGTTTAAGTCCATAACTTTATTAATTTGTTCGTCATTAAGACCTAACTCTTTAAGGTTTTCTCTTTTCATATTGTCTGTTCCTTTCACACGTTTTTACGACTTCGCCTGTCATTAAGGCATAAAAAATAAGCCTTTTTACGACTTGCTTAGGTCAAAATAAAAAGCACTAACAATTATTAGTGCTATATTCCTTCAAAATCATCCCAATATTTATCCCACCAGCCTGGTTTTATCTTGACATTAGGGAATATTTCTTTACCGACTGCCTCATTAAAATCAGCCAAAACTTGTTCGCATCGTTCTTTGATATAAGCATCCACTTCACTTGGTGGCATCTCGCACTCAATTAGTTCTTTAGCAAATTTTTTCCGTTCCTCTAAGGCTTTTTGGTCTACTTTTTTTAGTTCTTCAGATGAATATTCCTCTGTAAAATCTCCTATTTGAGGCGGTCTATTGCCATGAGTTAAAAGATTTAAGATGTATTTAAGACGACCTACAGAATTACCTTTATCACCCACTAGGCAAATTAAATCATGACTAATTACTAAGTAATCATTAGTAGTTGGGAATTTTGCTATGACTTTAACCATCTAAAACCTCCTCTAACTTATACTTGATCTTTTTATTTTTTAGAAGTTTTTCTAAACTTTCAGTTAATTCATCTTTTGGAATAATTATATAATCAATATCTTTATAAGTTAAGTGTCCATGCAATTGTGCTTCATTATAATCGTATTGTTTATTTTTAATAAATTTATTTATATTATCATAGTTTTCATTTAACTCAAGATAAGGGTCTTTCCATAACTTACTTAAAAAAGTTCTACCTTGGTTAGACTTCATAAATTTTAAGTTTCGCAAATATGATTCATTAATAGTACCAATTTTAGACGGCTTAGCTAGCTTCTCTAATGGCATTCCTTTAATTCCTAGACTATCACCATGGTTATATGTTGTCCTGGATTTTATTGAGTCTTTGAAAATAATCTTACTACTTCCATACTGATTTAAATTTCTATTAAACGGCTCATCATCTCTACTATCCCACAAATAACCATATTTTTCGAAATCAATAGACTTATAATTATTAACTTCTTCCATTGGAATATTAAATAAATTAGCCGTAGCCTTCTTCCTACGAGCTGGATCAAATAGCCCACCACTTTTATGGGTTTCAAACTGATTTTTAAAGCCTGTATTGATAATGCTTTCTAAATCGCTTGTATTAACTCGCATTCTTACTTGTACAGTAGGTAAAGCTGAAATATCGGCAATTTTTTGAAGCTGTTTTTTTACATTTATTTTAACTAAGCGTTTAGTCTCTTCATCGGTATCATATTTATTAACATTTTTATTAATAAAATCATCAATACTTTTAGTAGTAAGGTGACGCAAAGTTTTAGGTAATGAATTAGTAAGGTGTTTATGAGCCGTAAATGTTAACTTAGGTTTGAACTCACTATCAACTTTAGGATTAAAAACATTTTGATAATTTTTCCATTGATCAAATGTCATATTTTTAATTAAATGACCTTTACCATTATCATCTCTCGCCCATCTTGTTTCTACATCAGGTAGGGCTGGATCATACGGTGTAGTGGTACATCTACAATAAGGATGGATCAATGGATAATTTATTCCTGTTTTTTGGTCCCTAACTTTAAATATTTTTACATCAAGATGACCACATTCAGTACAAGTACGTGATTCAAGCGTGGCCATATATTGATATTGTTCAATTTTGCTATCTTTATAAAAATCTAAGTTAGCTGTTTCTTGCGCATGACCCATTTCAGTAACTACTAATCTATGAATTTGATTTTCACTAAATTGCGTCATTCTTTGCCGCATCTCTTGAGTGATTTTACTATATGACTGTCCAAGTAAAGTGCCACGTAAGATAGCATCAGTAAGATAATCAGGTAAGACCTTAGTATAGTTTCTCCAAATACGTTTTGAAAAATCACTGCCTTGCCAAGGCCTACGAATTATATTCTCAACTTGCCGTTCGTTGAAGTGATTAATATTAATACTCAATTTTCCTTGTAACTTCTGCCGACTATATTCTGCCATCAAATAGCTTTCAGAATATTCTTTTGATAAAGCTGTTTGCATTCTAAGTACTTCACTAGCTGAATGTTTTTCTGCAAAAATAACCAGCTGATCATGCAAATCCTGTAATCTAGCTATCCGACTTCTAAAATATTCGGTATCAAGTTCTTTTTTATATCCACCTTTTTCAGCTTTAGCTTTAAATTCTTCTAATGTCATCCGCCAATGTCGGCTGTTAATAGTATTTAAAGCCTGTGCAGCATTTTTTAGAGATGTATTATTTTCTTGAGCGTACCTTGATATATAACCAAATGCTTCACACTCCATATCATTTTCAAGCTGCTTTAAACGATTTCGCATAGCCAACTCATAATCTGCAGCGCTTTGCAATTCTTGCTGTTTAGCAAAAATCATTCGCTTACGCCAATAACTATTCGTCTTCATCATCTACATCATCTTCTGAATCATCAGGCTTGTAATCAGAATCAGGAGCAAATGGATCACCATTTTTAGCATCTTCTTCTTGATACTTAAGTTCTTGTTGCCAGTCATCAACAATTGGATTAGCTTTTGCAATTGCTTCCTTGGAAGACCAATTTGCCACAGTTGATAACACTTGAGCTTGACTTAAAGAATCTTCAATCATGGTTCTTTGCCATGTCTGAATTACATTTGTACTCATTGCATTCGGGAGATTGAGATAAGTCATAATAGCTCTGACTAAATCGCTAATAGAATTTCTAAAATTAGCTTCAGTTGTTGAAGCTTTTAGCTCTAATGTTGAATAAAGCATCTTAATAGCTGTACCACTAGCATTAGTCGTATCAAACTTAGTTGGATCAATTCCTTGGCCTTGAACAAAAATATTATCTCTTGTGATATTTAAAACAGTATTTCGAGCTTCTGTTGGGATTTCGATTTGAAGTGTATCAATACCACTCTGGTCGCCATTACCACTGTTGTTGAACTTAACAGCTTTATATTCATTAAGATCTTTCATAAAGCTTCTCAGGTCTGTACCGCCATAATTTTTTAATACCAACACAACTTGTTGAATATCATCAATGTCATTTAAAAAGCCGTTATAAATATCATCGTAAGCATCAATTAAGCCCTTATACTTAAATAAATCAGGTTCTCTATATCTATTTTTTGGGAAAATAATAAAAGGAACTCGTCCAAATTTATGATGAAATACATTGCTTGCCCCAGTTTCATAACCAGCTGATACATCAAACGTAGTAATCCGATTATATGGTTCCAGTGTCTCTACATTTTCTGTATCCGGTGTTCTAAAAAACATAGCTTCTTGATCAGTCCAATATTCATGAACAATAAAATATTTTCCAGTATCAGAATCTAATTGTTTGTAACTCCTAAGTAATCCAATTAATTTTGAAGTTAACGTTGTATCAAAAATTGGTGTTACTTGATCAAATGGAACAACAGAATATCTAAAATTATTATCATCATCGAGCCAGTAATGTAAGCAACTATAACCACCTAAAGCAGCATCAACTACTAAATTATTTAAGGTTAGTGCAAATTGATCACCTAAAACATCTATTATTTGATTGTTAATTTTTTCATCCCCTACATCAATTTGAGGAACTTTGGTTGCCACATAGCTGGCCTCTTGATCTACAAGCAATTGATGAAAATTTTGAGGAACTCTATTATCTGCATGACGTAAAGGCTTGTCTTTACCTTCTTTATTAAGTCTAGACTTTCCATTATTACGGTTAGTAATATCAGTCTTGTTCTCATAATATCGCAGAGAAGTTTTGTATCTATTAACTCGCCGCTCTCTTAACGTAGCAGTATTTTTTATCAGATTTTGTAATACTTTTACGTCCACGGTACATAGCCTCCTTTATAGTGTTTGCTGTAAATTGCGTAACGCATCATATCCATTACATCATCATGTTCTTTAACTGGTTCCCCAGTTTTCTCATTCCAAATATATTGATAAACTTCATCGAGAAAATGTTCTATACCTTCTTCATTAACAAAAAACTTTCCTGTTTTCATTAATTTGGCCACAAATTCAATACCGGGAAGTACAGACTTATTAGCATTAATTGCATTGATGCCATTAGCTTGAAATTCACTTATATTATCAGGACGAGCACTATCACAATAGAAGACAATATCTTTTCCATATTGTTCCTGAATTTGATGTGCTACTTCTACCCAATGATTGATAAATTTATGTTTTCCTGTGAACTCTTTGATAAAGTATGTATTTCCTTTATCATCATCACCAAACAAGCCAATAGAATTAAGGTGTTCAAATCCCCAGTCCACACCAGCATAATAATGTAAGCCATCTGGTATTTCACTTTCAGTAATAAGCATCGTATCTTTATTAAAATCTTGATAAACAATACCTTCTCCGGTGACCCAAAGTCCTAAAATATCACGGTCATAAAACATCCCTTTTGGAGTTTGTGCTTTGAAAGATTTAACATATTCAGGATCTAAAAAAGTATTATCATCAATTGTAAAATTAAAACACTTTATTTTTGCAGCCGGATCGTGATTATCAATATAACGAGTTTTAAGCCAATGAGTAGGGATGTCAGGGTTTGTGTCGCAGATTACCCGTGAATCAGGTTCTGAACAACGAGAAACAATTTCTTGAAAAACATCATATACTGCAAGTGATGCTTCATTAACATAAGCTCCATAGGAAGTCATACCACGTATTGCAGCTAAGCCTCGAATTGAGCCAGTATAAGCAGGTACTATATCAACTCCGAATAGATGATAATGTCCATGCCGGTCAATCTTAATATCAATTCCAAATTGAGTAGCAATTGAACTAATAACATTACTGTAAATCGAGTTAGAACTATAACCAGCCAAAATATATTGTGGGTGTGGATCATTGCGTTCTTTTGCAAGCTTTGCAACCCTTTTAATTTCATAAAAGAAAATATAATTATTAGATACTGTTTTTCCTGCTCTTTTTGCACCAGCAAGTATCATCGTTTTCCAATCGTCATTAAAGTATGAGTAAAGTACTTCTTCCTGTTTTTTAGTCAGTATTTTCTTCATTCTCATCTTCAATTACTCCTGCGTTAACTTTGTCTAGTAAGTCATTCAATACACGATTATCTTCATTAGTTAATTGTTTCATTGCCTTAACTCGCTCTTCACTGTATTCTGCATCTGCATTAGCTTTACGAAGTTGTGCTTTGCCTAGTGGATCATCTGGATATCTTTTAAGTATCTCTTTAGCAGCTGAAATTCTATCTTTCGCTGTAACTGGAACATCGTCATAGACGCCCTTAGCAGTCGTTACAGACTCCGTTTGCTCTCCCCGCATAACTGATGATAAATACTCTAAAACCTCTCTAGCCCCTGCTATCTTTTCCGATTCAAGCTTTTTCATCTGCTTTTCTATATAAGCTTTTAATTCAGGTTTTTTCAGGTTTTCATTTCCAATCGAGTAAGCAGTTTTAGGAGAATAGCCAGCCTTTATTGCGGCTTCTTTGGCATTTCCGCATTTGATATACTCGTCACAAAATTTCTGCTGTTTAATCGTCAACTTATTCAACCCATTTCTCCACCACCTTTCAGAGCAAGCAAAAAGACCTAACCAATTAGGTCAGGCCTTTCATACAATTTTTTCACTATAACAAATATACACTATTTAAGTACGAACGAAGTTCGGTAAAATTCCGGTTAAAGTTCGGTTTTGTAAACATGTAAATCTACACAAGGGATGCATCCATAATGTTGTTGATAATAATCAAAACTATCAGCAAACTGGATTAATGCTTGTCTTCGAAGAATACTAAGTTGAGTATGTTCACGATAGATACGTTGCTGAACTAAAGTCCAACTTTCGTGTTTTATATACAAGCCAATTAATATCGTTCTACTAGTTTCAGGCAAATTAACTATTGTATGATGAATAGCTTGTACTTCCCTTGCAGCATCTAACCCCCGAATAATAGCTGCTTCTTGACTATTTACTCCATTCCTATGACTAGGGGCTTCACTTAAAACAGGTGAGGATAAATCTGTTAAGCTTCTACCAGACATCAATATTAATTTTTCTAGATCTTTCTTAAGGAATTTATCTACTCTGTTTGCTGTTTTATTAATATCAATCTCTGGAAATAATTCCACTGAAAATCCTCCTATACTTCATCTCTTACACAATTCATTCTCTACCTCTATTTTAACAATTTCCTACTATATGTTGTATTGCAATGTAATCCGCATCATTATGTGGCGTACTAGCTATCGAACCATATTTTTTTTCTATTTTGTGTAAATGAGAATAAAAGTTAGCATCTAATTTGAAAGAAGTTTTACGATATGAGTTATCCCATTTTAAATTTCTAGCTTTATTATTTGTAATATCACCATCTAAATGAATAACAGTTTTAAAGTTATTAGGATTTGGAACAAAATATGTAGCTACTAGTCTATGAACTAGATGAGAATGTCTAATTTTTTTAGAATCAAATAAAGCAACTCTATGTTCACCAAGTCTGTTAATTTGCTGCTTAAGAATTTTCATTTTATTATTCATTACCAAACCAGTATTTGAGATTAGATATTTTCCATCATATCCATCTATCTTTTTCCACTTAATCGGCAAATCCATATCCTACCAACTCCTCATTTACAATTTTTAAAGCATCATCAACTGAACGTGCAATACCATGAATTGTATTAGTTTGCATCAAGTGTTTATGAAAACGTATTTGGTCTTCCCGTGGTCTACCTTTATCGTCTTTCATTTCAATAAAGAAAATTTTATGGTTTGAATGTTTATAGCCAAAAATATCTGGAAACCCATTGGGTAAACCTGTTCTAAACATTCTTAGAAACTTTCCTGAACTATCGCGTAAGGGTACTTGACCAACATTAGCACGAAATACATCACACCCATTAGCCGATAATGCTGCTAATACTTGATTTTGAATATAATGTTCACTAGTCATTTACTTCGGTCACCATCGTAATATATTTCGGATTAACTAGAATTAATCCTCCAGTATTTTTTTCTTTAATAAGTTGAATATCAGTCGTTGACATTCTTTGCATCCAGAAATTTAAATCACCATCATTAGTTTCGATCACATCTCCAGTAATCGTTTCAATTTTAATCATCATGAACACCCTCTTTAATACATTTCTCTACGATTTCTGTTGCTTTATCTACTAACTTCTTCCATCTATCAGAAGGCTCAATATAAGATAATTCATATTCCTTATCATAGATTTCTAGAATTAGTTTCTGTAAATATTGCTTATTCATGTTTATTTAAACTTCATAATAATTGTCTAGTGCATTAATAATTGTTTCTTTAAGTCCTTTAAAGCTAGTTGACTTCATATCTTTTTGCAATTCATTAAATACTTTATACGGCACTTCTAACTCGCCAATATTTAAATTAATATTCTTGGGATGTTTAGTGAATTCAACATAAACTTTAGCTTCAATAGCAGAAACATAAGTTACTTTGTAACTATCAATTTTAAAAGCGTAACCTTCACCTAAGTAATCTTCTACCCTATTCTCAATTAATCCAAGTTGTGGATCTTTAAAATTAACCGTAAAACTCATATTACCTTTCATTTATCTTCCTCTATTCTATAAAGTAATTTTTTTCGTCCGCCTTTATGTCTGCTTGGGGTTGCGTAACATCTTAATGTAGTTTTCTTAATTTTGTA encodes:
- a CDS encoding VRR-NUC domain-containing protein, with translation MTSEHYIQNQVLAALSANGCDVFRANVGQVPLRDSSGKFLRMFRTGLPNGFPDIFGYKHSNHKIFFIEMKDDKGRPREDQIRFHKHLMQTNTIHGIARSVDDALKIVNEELVGYGFAD
- a CDS encoding NUMOD4 domain-containing protein is translated as MDLPIKWKKIDGYDGKYLISNTGLVMNNKMKILKQQINRLGEHRVALFDSKKIRHSHLVHRLVATYFVPNPNNFKTVIHLDGDITNNKARNLKWDNSYRKTSFKLDANFYSHLHKIEKKYGSIASTPHNDADYIAIQHIVGNC
- a CDS encoding phage portal protein, whose amino-acid sequence is MDVKVLQNLIKNTATLRERRVNRYKTSLRYYENKTDITNRNNGKSRLNKEGKDKPLRHADNRVPQNFHQLLVDQEASYVATKVPQIDVGDEKINNQIIDVLGDQFALTLNNLVVDAALGGYSCLHYWLDDDNNFRYSVVPFDQVTPIFDTTLTSKLIGLLRSYKQLDSDTGKYFIVHEYWTDQEAMFFRTPDTENVETLEPYNRITTFDVSAGYETGASNVFHHKFGRVPFIIFPKNRYREPDLFKYKGLIDAYDDIYNGFLNDIDDIQQVVLVLKNYGGTDLRSFMKDLNEYKAVKFNNSGNGDQSGIDTLQIEIPTEARNTVLNITRDNIFVQGQGIDPTKFDTTNASGTAIKMLYSTLELKASTTEANFRNSISDLVRAIMTYLNLPNAMSTNVIQTWQRTMIEDSLSQAQVLSTVANWSSKEAIAKANPIVDDWQQELKYQEEDAKNGDPFAPDSDYKPDDSEDDVDDEDE
- a CDS encoding minor capsid protein — its product is MMKTNSYWRKRMIFAKQQELQSAADYELAMRNRLKQLENDMECEAFGYISRYAQENNTSLKNAAQALNTINSRHWRMTLEEFKAKAEKGGYKKELDTEYFRSRIARLQDLHDQLVIFAEKHSASEVLRMQTALSKEYSESYLMAEYSRQKLQGKLSININHFNERQVENIIRRPWQGSDFSKRIWRNYTKVLPDYLTDAILRGTLLGQSYSKITQEMRQRMTQFSENQIHRLVVTEMGHAQETANLDFYKDSKIEQYQYMATLESRTCTECGHLDVKIFKVRDQKTGINYPLIHPYCRCTTTPYDPALPDVETRWARDDNGKGHLIKNMTFDQWKNYQNVFNPKVDSEFKPKLTFTAHKHLTNSLPKTLRHLTTKSIDDFINKNVNKYDTDEETKRLVKINVKKQLQKIADISALPTVQVRMRVNTSDLESIINTGFKNQFETHKSGGLFDPARRKKATANLFNIPMEEVNNYKSIDFEKYGYLWDSRDDEPFNRNLNQYGSSKIIFKDSIKSRTTYNHGDSLGIKGMPLEKLAKPSKIGTINESYLRNLKFMKSNQGRTFLSKLWKDPYLELNENYDNINKFIKNKQYDYNEAQLHGHLTYKDIDYIIIPKDELTESLEKLLKNKKIKYKLEEVLDG
- a CDS encoding terminase small subunit encodes the protein MNKLTIKQQKFCDEYIKCGNAKEAAIKAGYSPKTAYSIGNENLKKPELKAYIEKQMKKLESEKIAGAREVLEYLSSVMRGEQTESVTTAKGVYDDVPVTAKDRISAAKEILKRYPDDPLGKAQLRKANADAEYSEERVKAMKQLTNEDNRVLNDLLDKVNAGVIEDENEENTD
- a CDS encoding ArpU family phage packaging/lysis transcriptional regulator; the encoded protein is MELFPEIDINKTANRVDKFLKKDLEKLILMSGRSLTDLSSPVLSEAPSHRNGVNSQEAAIIRGLDAAREVQAIHHTIVNLPETSRTILIGLYIKHESWTLVQQRIYREHTQLSILRRQALIQFADSFDYYQQHYGCIPCVDLHVYKTEL
- a CDS encoding phage scaffolding protein; protein product: MKRENLKELGLNDEQINKVMDLNGSDIEKAKSNLNEITEENKSLKSQIDERNKDLKKLQSQVKDNEDLSGQFKDLQSKYKEDTENLTNKLHAVKLNSAIEQFLTHNKVRNTKAAKALLDNDTIKLNEDGTVQGLKEQVEAMKKSDPYLFDEGSKEDYKPTNGEPAPVDTTQQMVDIFKKGEAK
- a CDS encoding PBSX family phage terminase large subunit; the encoded protein is MRMKKILTKKQEEVLYSYFNDDWKTMILAGAKRAGKTVSNNYIFFYEIKRVAKLAKERNDPHPQYILAGYSSNSIYSNVISSIATQFGIDIKIDRHGHYHLFGVDIVPAYTGSIRGLAAIRGMTSYGAYVNEASLAVYDVFQEIVSRCSEPDSRVICDTNPDIPTHWLKTRYIDNHDPAAKIKCFNFTIDDNTFLDPEYVKSFKAQTPKGMFYDRDILGLWVTGEGIVYQDFNKDTMLITESEIPDGLHYYAGVDWGFEHLNSIGLFGDDDKGNTYFIKEFTGKHKFINHWVEVAHQIQEQYGKDIVFYCDSARPDNISEFQANGINAINANKSVLPGIEFVAKLMKTGKFFVNEEGIEHFLDEVYQYIWNEKTGEPVKEHDDVMDMMRYAIYSKHYKGGYVPWT